The following are encoded together in the Azospirillum lipoferum 4B genome:
- a CDS encoding LpxI family protein yields the protein MADTHQAAGPKLAIMAGGGTLPARIASAVRGQGRGVFIVAFEGHTDPETVAGLPHLWSRFGAAGSILRRLHEEGVGEVVLAGPVKRPSFTELMPDWRTARFLARVGTRALGDDGLLRAVVREVEEDGFRVVGLHDLLKDLLTTPGPVGSLAPDAEAERDIARAVEVARAMGALDVGQGAVVQQGIVLAVEAIEGTDAMLERCAGLLRPGPGGVLVKVKKPKQDRRIDLPTMGVTTVEKAAAAGLRGIAVEAGGSLLVDRAAVAETADRLGLFVTGIEIPQ from the coding sequence ATGGCCGATACCCATCAGGCTGCCGGTCCCAAGCTGGCGATCATGGCCGGTGGCGGTACGCTGCCGGCCCGCATCGCCAGCGCGGTGCGCGGGCAGGGGCGCGGGGTCTTCATTGTCGCCTTCGAGGGCCATACCGATCCGGAAACGGTCGCCGGGCTGCCGCATCTGTGGAGCCGTTTCGGCGCTGCCGGCAGCATCCTGCGTCGTCTCCATGAGGAAGGCGTCGGCGAGGTCGTGCTCGCCGGTCCGGTGAAGCGTCCGTCCTTCACGGAACTGATGCCGGACTGGCGGACCGCCCGCTTTCTCGCCCGTGTCGGCACCCGTGCGCTCGGCGATGACGGGTTGCTGCGCGCCGTCGTCCGCGAGGTGGAGGAGGATGGCTTCCGGGTCGTTGGCCTGCATGATCTGCTGAAGGATTTGCTGACCACGCCCGGTCCGGTCGGGAGCCTTGCCCCGGATGCCGAGGCGGAGCGTGACATCGCCCGCGCGGTGGAGGTCGCCCGCGCCATGGGGGCGCTCGATGTCGGGCAGGGTGCGGTGGTCCAGCAGGGCATCGTGCTTGCGGTCGAGGCCATCGAAGGCACCGACGCGATGCTCGAGCGCTGTGCCGGCCTGTTGCGGCCCGGACCCGGCGGGGTTCTGGTCAAGGTGAAGAAGCCGAAACAGGACCGCCGCATCGATTTGCCGACCATGGGCGTTACGACGGTCGAGAAGGCCGCCGCGGCCGGACTGCGCGGGATCGCGGTGGAAGCCGGCGGCAGCCTGCTGGTCGACCGCGCGGCGGTGGCGGAGACGGCCGACCGGCTCGGTCTTTTCGTCACCGGCATCGAGATTCCGCAATGA
- the lpxB gene encoding lipid-A-disaccharide synthase: MSFNPTVDLVAVDAVANDGPTLFLIAGEPSGDALGARLMTAAKRLTGGKVRFVGIGGEKMTAAGLVSLFPMGELTLFGIFELLPHLPNLIRRIDQTVAEIVRLRPDAVVGIDSPGFTLRVAKKVRAAEPAIPLIHYVAPTVWAWKPKRAAKYAAIYDHLLAILPFEPPYFEKEGLACTFVGHSVVEGGAGKGDGAAFRQRHGIGPGERIVAVLPGSRKGEVSRLLPDFRATLDLLRPSHPNLVAVVPTVATVRDRVAAAIADWPVRTLLIEGDAEKYDAFAAAEVALAASGTVALELALARLPTVIAYRLNPVTVALYRRLIRVKYVNLVNLMLNRMLVPELLQQDCRPDRLADELGHLLDEPAARQAQIDGVVEVARWLGQGDTPPSERAARTILDIVAEHRFGRN, translated from the coding sequence ATGAGCTTCAACCCGACCGTCGATCTGGTAGCCGTCGATGCGGTGGCCAATGACGGCCCGACCCTGTTCCTGATTGCCGGCGAGCCGTCGGGGGATGCGCTGGGCGCACGCCTGATGACGGCGGCAAAGCGGCTGACGGGCGGCAAGGTGCGCTTCGTCGGCATCGGCGGCGAGAAGATGACGGCGGCGGGGCTGGTCAGCCTCTTCCCCATGGGCGAACTGACCCTGTTCGGCATCTTCGAACTGCTGCCGCATCTGCCGAACCTGATCCGGCGCATCGACCAGACGGTCGCCGAGATCGTCCGCCTGCGCCCCGACGCGGTGGTGGGCATCGATTCGCCGGGCTTCACCTTGCGCGTGGCGAAGAAGGTGCGTGCTGCGGAGCCCGCCATTCCGCTGATCCACTATGTGGCGCCGACGGTATGGGCCTGGAAGCCGAAGCGCGCGGCCAAATATGCCGCCATCTACGACCACCTCCTTGCGATTCTGCCCTTCGAGCCTCCCTACTTCGAGAAGGAGGGGCTGGCCTGCACCTTCGTCGGTCATTCGGTCGTCGAGGGAGGCGCAGGGAAGGGCGACGGTGCGGCGTTCCGCCAGCGGCATGGCATCGGACCGGGCGAGCGGATCGTCGCCGTGCTGCCGGGAAGCCGCAAGGGAGAGGTGTCGCGCCTGCTGCCCGACTTCCGCGCGACGCTGGACCTGTTGCGACCGTCCCATCCCAATCTGGTGGCGGTGGTGCCGACCGTAGCGACGGTGCGCGACCGCGTGGCTGCCGCCATCGCCGATTGGCCGGTCCGTACTCTGCTGATCGAGGGGGATGCCGAGAAGTACGATGCCTTCGCGGCGGCGGAAGTGGCGCTAGCCGCATCGGGTACGGTCGCATTGGAACTGGCACTTGCCCGACTGCCGACGGTCATTGCCTACCGCCTGAATCCGGTCACCGTTGCGCTCTATCGCCGGCTGATCCGGGTGAAGTACGTCAATCTCGTCAACCTGATGCTCAATCGGATGCTGGTTCCGGAGTTGCTGCAGCAGGACTGCCGGCCGGATAGACTGGCCGACGAGTTGGGGCATCTGCTCGATGAGCCGGCGGCGCGCCAGGCGCAGATCGATGGCGTGGTCGAGGTGGCCCGATGGCTGGGGCAGGGGGATACTCCGCCCAGTGAACGCGCTGCCCGCACCATCCTGGACATCGTCGCCGAACACCGCTTCGGAAGAAACTGA
- the gloA gene encoding lactoylglutathione lyase, which produces MSEFRLLHTMLRVLDLEKSLDFYTRLLGMKLLRRNDYEGGRFTLAFVGYGDESDTAVLELTHNWDQKEPYEIGTAYGHIALGVPDIYGTCEKLAAEGVKIPRPPGPMKHGTTVIAFIEDPDGYKVELIERK; this is translated from the coding sequence ATGAGCGAATTCCGTCTGTTGCACACGATGCTGCGCGTTTTGGATCTGGAGAAGTCTCTGGACTTCTACACCCGTCTGCTCGGCATGAAGCTGCTGCGCCGCAACGACTATGAAGGCGGCCGCTTCACCCTGGCCTTCGTCGGCTATGGCGACGAATCCGATACCGCCGTCCTGGAACTGACCCACAATTGGGATCAGAAGGAGCCGTACGAGATCGGCACCGCCTATGGCCACATCGCGCTCGGTGTTCCCGACATCTATGGCACCTGCGAGAAGCTGGCCGCGGAAGGCGTCAAGATCCCGCGCCCGCCGGGTCCGATGAAGCACGGCACCACTGTGATCGCCTTCATCGAGGATCCGGACGGCTACAAGGTGGAACTGATCGAGCGGAAGTGA
- the ftrA gene encoding transcriptional regulator FtrA translates to MPNAAPPLAVALAYDGLCTFEFGVAVEIFGLPRPELGPGWYRFAVGALESGPLRAVGGIRMETDGGLDLLDKADIIVIPGWRGACEPVPVQLTDALRRADARGARILSICSGAFVLAAAGLLKGRRATTHWRYAATLGELYPDIRVVPDVLYVDEGNILTSAGSAAGIDLCLHLVRRDFGPEAANSVARRLVVQPHREGGQAQFIEAPVPIAREGARLGPLLDHLRETLAEDHSLSSMASRAGMSLRTFLRRFQSLTGTTPGEWLATERLNRARDLLESGTLPVEDVATLAGFGSAATLRHHFRQRLGISPASYRARFRRDPAPSKHDKGAAVADHAPVRSR, encoded by the coding sequence ATGCCAAATGCCGCGCCACCGCTTGCCGTAGCCCTCGCCTATGACGGCCTGTGCACCTTCGAGTTCGGGGTCGCCGTCGAGATATTCGGTCTGCCGCGACCGGAACTCGGCCCCGGCTGGTATCGTTTCGCCGTCGGCGCGCTCGAATCCGGGCCATTGCGGGCGGTGGGCGGAATCCGCATGGAGACCGATGGTGGGCTCGATCTGCTCGACAAAGCCGACATCATCGTCATTCCCGGCTGGCGCGGCGCCTGCGAACCGGTGCCCGTCCAACTGACGGACGCGCTGCGCCGCGCCGACGCCCGGGGAGCGCGCATCCTCTCGATCTGCTCCGGTGCCTTCGTGCTGGCCGCCGCCGGTCTGCTGAAGGGCCGCCGCGCGACCACCCACTGGCGCTATGCCGCAACGCTCGGGGAACTATATCCCGACATCCGCGTGGTACCGGACGTTCTCTATGTGGACGAGGGCAACATCCTGACCTCCGCCGGCAGCGCCGCCGGCATCGACCTCTGCCTTCATCTGGTGCGCCGCGATTTCGGACCGGAGGCCGCGAACAGCGTCGCCCGCCGTCTGGTGGTCCAGCCCCACCGCGAGGGCGGTCAGGCCCAGTTCATCGAGGCACCGGTGCCCATCGCCCGCGAGGGCGCCCGTCTGGGACCGCTGCTCGACCATTTGCGGGAAACTCTGGCGGAGGACCACAGCCTCTCCAGCATGGCCTCGCGCGCCGGCATGAGCCTGCGCACCTTCCTGCGCCGGTTTCAGAGCCTGACCGGCACCACACCCGGCGAATGGCTGGCCACGGAGCGGCTGAACCGTGCCCGCGACCTGCTGGAAAGCGGAACCCTGCCGGTGGAGGATGTCGCGACCCTTGCCGGCTTCGGCTCCGCTGCCACCTTGCGGCACCATTTCCGCCAGCGTCTGGGGATCAGTCCGGCCAGCTATCGGGCACGCTTCCGCCGCGATCCGGCTCCGTCCAAACATGACAAGGGCGCGGCCGTTGCCGACCACGCCCCTGTCCGAAGCCGATGA
- a CDS encoding rhodanese-like domain-containing protein has protein sequence MASLVTEIPAASPADAAVHFARKLSLETDCWDVHASLKSGSPDFVLLDVRGPAAFAQGHVPGALNLPHGKITERRMMEWPEGTLFVVYCAGPHCNGADRAALRLARIGRPVKLMIGGVTGWIDEGFALDSGS, from the coding sequence ATGGCCAGTCTCGTCACCGAAATCCCAGCCGCATCCCCGGCGGACGCCGCCGTCCATTTCGCCCGCAAGCTGTCGTTGGAAACCGACTGTTGGGATGTGCATGCGTCGCTGAAATCCGGCAGTCCCGACTTCGTCCTGCTCGACGTGCGCGGCCCGGCGGCCTTCGCCCAGGGGCATGTGCCGGGGGCGTTGAACCTGCCGCATGGCAAGATCACGGAGCGGCGGATGATGGAGTGGCCGGAGGGGACGCTGTTCGTCGTCTATTGCGCCGGTCCGCACTGCAATGGCGCAGATCGTGCGGCCTTGCGGCTGGCGCGGATCGGGCGTCCGGTCAAGCTGATGATCGGTGGCGTGACAGGCTGGATCGACGAGGGCTTCGCGCTGGACAGCGGGAGCTGA
- the gltA gene encoding citrate synthase: MTQTEDGKDTVTLIDNKTGKQVTMPVLHGSVGPSVIDIRKLYAETGYFTYDPGFTSTGSCESGITYIDGDEGVLLHRGYAIDELAENSTFPEVCFLLLNNHLPTAAERTDFENILRRHSMVHEQLTKFYSGFRRDAHPMAIMCGVVGALSAFYHDSLDINDPQERKIAAHRLIAKMPTIAAMAYKYSTGQPFMYPRNDLSYAENFLYMTFGTPCEPYRVNPILSKAMDKIFILHADHEQNASTSTVRLAGSSGANPFACIAAGIASLWGPAHGGANEAVLKMLEEIGSVDRIPEFVRRAKDKNDNFRLMGFGHRVYKNYDPRAQVMRQTCHEVLNELGIKDEPLLDIAMELEKIALSDEYFIEKKLYPNVDFYSGIILKAMGFPTSMFTVLFALARTVGWISQWKEMIEDPVQKIGRPRQLYTGDTKRSFVPLAERG, from the coding sequence ATGACCCAGACCGAGGACGGCAAGGACACCGTTACCCTCATCGACAATAAGACGGGCAAGCAGGTCACGATGCCGGTCCTGCACGGCAGCGTCGGGCCGAGCGTGATCGACATCCGCAAGCTCTACGCCGAGACCGGCTATTTCACCTACGATCCGGGCTTCACCTCCACGGGCAGCTGCGAGTCGGGCATCACCTACATCGACGGCGACGAGGGTGTCCTGCTGCACCGCGGCTACGCCATCGACGAGCTGGCCGAGAACTCCACCTTCCCGGAAGTCTGCTTCCTCCTGCTCAACAACCACCTGCCGACCGCGGCCGAGCGCACGGATTTCGAAAACATCCTGCGCCGCCACTCGATGGTGCACGAGCAGCTGACCAAGTTCTACAGCGGCTTCCGCCGTGACGCCCACCCGATGGCGATCATGTGCGGCGTCGTCGGCGCCCTGTCGGCCTTCTACCACGACTCGCTGGACATCAACGATCCGCAGGAGCGCAAGATCGCCGCGCACCGCCTGATCGCCAAGATGCCCACCATCGCGGCGATGGCCTACAAGTATTCGACCGGCCAGCCCTTCATGTATCCGCGCAACGACCTGTCGTATGCGGAAAACTTCCTTTACATGACCTTCGGCACGCCCTGCGAGCCGTACCGGGTCAACCCGATCCTGTCCAAGGCGATGGACAAGATCTTCATCCTGCATGCCGACCACGAGCAGAACGCCTCGACCTCCACCGTCCGGCTCGCCGGCTCGTCGGGCGCCAACCCGTTCGCCTGCATTGCCGCCGGCATTGCCTCGCTGTGGGGTCCGGCCCATGGCGGTGCGAACGAAGCCGTGCTGAAGATGCTGGAGGAAATCGGCTCGGTGGATCGCATCCCCGAGTTCGTCCGCCGCGCCAAGGACAAGAACGACAACTTCCGCCTGATGGGCTTCGGCCACCGGGTCTACAAGAACTACGACCCGCGCGCCCAGGTCATGCGCCAGACCTGCCACGAGGTTCTGAACGAGCTCGGCATCAAGGACGAGCCGCTGCTGGACATCGCGATGGAGCTGGAGAAGATCGCCCTGTCGGACGAGTACTTCATCGAGAAGAAGCTCTATCCGAACGTGGACTTCTACTCGGGCATCATCCTGAAGGCGATGGGCTTCCCGACCAGCATGTTCACCGTGCTGTTCGCGCTGGCCCGCACCGTCGGCTGGATCAGCCAGTGGAAGGAGATGATCGAGGATCCGGTGCAGAAGATCGGCCGTCCGCGTCAGCTCTACACCGGCGACACCAAGCGGTCGTTCGTGCCGCTGGCCGAGCGTGGCTAA
- the gltX gene encoding glutamate--tRNA ligase: MTVVTRFAPSPTGFLHIGGGRTALFNWLYARNTGGKFLLRIEDTDRQRSTQAAVDAILDGLQWLGLDWDGDAVSQFERKDRHAEVAHQMLAAGKAYRCYCSPEELEEMRAAQKAAGQPMRYDGRWRDRPESDAPPGVAPVIRLKAPQEGQTVLNDLVQGEVTVQNAQLDDLILLRADGTPTYLLAVVVDDHDMNVTHVIRGDDHLTNTFRQIQIFHAMGWDLPRFGHIPLIHGPDGAKLSKRHGALGVDAYRDMGYLPEAVRNYLLRLGWSHGDDEIISTEQAIEWFNLESIGRSPSRFDFAKLENLNAHYMRLADDTRLVGLIAPRLEADLGRSLTDADRDLLTRAMNGLKQRARTVVDLAQSARFYVAAQPLSYDEKASALLDEKGRGLLKELAEAFAGEPDFTAAALEAQVRAFAEARGEKLGKVAQPLRAALTGSTVSPPIFEVAELLGREATLSRIRDAAGAA, translated from the coding sequence ATGACCGTCGTCACCCGCTTCGCTCCGTCGCCGACCGGCTTTCTGCACATCGGCGGTGGCCGCACCGCCCTGTTCAACTGGCTGTACGCCCGCAACACCGGCGGCAAGTTCCTGCTGCGGATCGAAGACACCGACCGGCAACGCTCGACCCAGGCGGCGGTCGACGCCATCCTGGACGGGCTGCAGTGGCTGGGCCTGGATTGGGACGGCGACGCGGTCAGCCAGTTCGAACGCAAGGACCGCCATGCCGAGGTGGCGCACCAGATGCTGGCCGCTGGCAAGGCCTATCGCTGCTATTGCAGCCCGGAAGAGCTGGAGGAGATGCGCGCCGCCCAGAAGGCCGCCGGGCAGCCGATGCGCTATGACGGCCGCTGGCGCGACCGCCCCGAATCCGACGCGCCTCCCGGCGTCGCCCCGGTGATCCGCCTGAAGGCGCCGCAGGAAGGCCAGACGGTCCTGAACGACCTCGTCCAGGGCGAGGTCACGGTCCAGAACGCCCAATTGGACGACCTGATCCTGCTGCGCGCCGATGGCACGCCGACTTATCTGCTGGCGGTGGTGGTGGACGACCACGACATGAACGTCACCCACGTCATCCGCGGCGACGACCATCTGACCAACACCTTCCGCCAGATCCAGATCTTCCACGCTATGGGCTGGGACCTGCCGCGCTTCGGCCATATCCCGCTGATCCATGGGCCGGACGGCGCCAAGCTGTCCAAGCGTCACGGCGCGCTGGGCGTCGATGCCTACCGCGACATGGGCTATCTGCCGGAAGCCGTGCGCAACTACCTGCTGCGGCTCGGCTGGTCGCATGGCGACGACGAGATCATCTCGACCGAACAGGCCATCGAATGGTTCAATCTGGAAAGCATCGGCCGCTCGCCCTCGCGCTTCGATTTCGCCAAGCTGGAGAACCTCAACGCACACTATATGCGTCTGGCCGACGATACCCGGCTGGTCGGGCTGATCGCCCCGCGGCTGGAGGCCGATCTGGGCCGCAGCCTGACAGACGCGGATCGCGACCTTCTGACGCGGGCGATGAACGGCCTGAAGCAGCGCGCCCGCACCGTCGTCGATCTGGCGCAAAGCGCCCGCTTCTACGTCGCCGCGCAGCCGCTCAGCTATGATGAAAAAGCGTCCGCGCTGCTGGACGAAAAGGGCCGCGGCCTGTTGAAGGAACTGGCCGAAGCCTTTGCCGGGGAACCGGACTTCACCGCCGCGGCGCTGGAGGCGCAGGTCCGCGCCTTCGCCGAGGCACGGGGTGAGAAGCTGGGCAAGGTGGCGCAGCCGCTGCGCGCCGCGCTGACCGGATCGACCGTGTCGCCGCCGATCTTCGAGGTGGCCGAACTGCTGGGCCGGGAGGCGACGCTCTCTCGCATCCGCGATGCAGCGGGTGCAGCATAA
- a CDS encoding ComEC/Rec2 family competence protein, producing the protein MTVAGWPEEETDGPAASAGRWRRQWIRIGRRLAALAEAEGDRWVLWLPVAFGAGVSLYFGLMREPDRWIGPAACGGCVVLLLVLRRWFALFGAVMALSMVAAGFLVAQGHSAGVAAPVLTRVITGATVTGRVMAVERRPGAVRVTLRNPTVSRLPPERTPAALRIRLSDRHAVPEPGSVISLRATLLPPQAPAEPGAFDFQRRAWFMGLGGTGFATGAAELVEAPPVTGWRVVTVAFEQARGAIAERVAATIGDPVEASVTTALLNGEQFGIPDGTLEDFRNSGLAHLLSISGLHVGIAAGILFYVVRALLALVPYVALRWPIKKIAALFGILSALAYTLLVGAPLPTVRSVLMTGMVMGAIMLDRHPLSMRLVAFAGLVTIAMDPEGMLGPSFQMSFAAVVALIAAFERGSPRLAEWRSGAGWFLRGLLYVGGILLTSVVATLATLPFALFHFQQIAFYGVLSNLIAIPITSFWVMPWSLIAYALMPFGLEAPALIAMNWGDRAVIWTAEFFGRLPWASLTVPAMPVEGFAVLVLGGIWLCIWTRRWRWLGLLPVLAGLASPALVTRPDVLVAGDGSVMAVRTPDGRLSASGKTGGRVTETWRERDGERSGADPWPAAGGWSEGERSLSCDALGCLYRVRGRVVALPRLPDALDEDCGAADAVVTAAVARGCRAGVVVDRWALRHEGSHALRVTAEGIEVETVRGIRGDRPWTGGR; encoded by the coding sequence GTGACCGTCGCCGGCTGGCCGGAGGAGGAGACGGACGGTCCCGCTGCATCCGCTGGGCGGTGGCGGCGCCAGTGGATTCGCATCGGCAGGCGACTCGCGGCTTTGGCGGAGGCGGAGGGCGACCGGTGGGTCCTGTGGCTTCCCGTCGCCTTCGGGGCCGGAGTGTCGCTGTATTTCGGCCTGATGCGGGAGCCTGACCGGTGGATCGGTCCGGCGGCCTGTGGGGGCTGCGTCGTGCTGCTTCTGGTCCTGCGGCGTTGGTTCGCTCTGTTCGGCGCGGTGATGGCGCTGTCGATGGTGGCGGCGGGGTTCCTGGTGGCACAGGGGCATAGCGCAGGGGTGGCTGCGCCGGTGCTGACCCGTGTCATCACAGGGGCGACGGTCACCGGCCGGGTCATGGCGGTGGAGCGCCGGCCGGGTGCCGTCCGCGTCACTCTGCGGAACCCCACGGTCAGCCGGCTGCCGCCTGAACGGACACCGGCCGCGCTGCGCATCCGCCTGTCGGATCGCCATGCCGTGCCCGAACCCGGATCGGTGATAAGCCTGCGCGCCACGCTGCTGCCGCCCCAGGCCCCGGCCGAGCCGGGAGCCTTCGATTTCCAGCGGCGGGCCTGGTTCATGGGGCTTGGCGGCACCGGCTTCGCCACCGGTGCGGCGGAACTGGTCGAGGCGCCGCCGGTCACGGGCTGGCGCGTGGTGACGGTCGCCTTCGAGCAGGCGCGCGGCGCCATCGCCGAGCGGGTGGCCGCGACCATCGGCGACCCGGTGGAGGCCAGCGTCACCACCGCGCTGCTGAACGGGGAGCAGTTCGGCATCCCGGACGGGACACTGGAGGATTTCCGCAACAGCGGGCTGGCGCATCTTCTTTCGATCTCCGGCCTGCATGTGGGCATCGCCGCCGGCATCCTGTTCTATGTCGTCCGGGCTCTGCTGGCGCTGGTGCCCTATGTGGCGCTACGCTGGCCGATCAAGAAGATCGCGGCGCTGTTCGGCATCCTGTCGGCGCTCGCCTACACGCTTCTGGTCGGTGCGCCGCTGCCGACCGTGCGGTCGGTGCTGATGACCGGCATGGTGATGGGAGCGATCATGCTGGACCGCCACCCGCTCAGCATGCGGCTGGTCGCCTTCGCCGGGCTGGTCACCATCGCCATGGACCCGGAGGGGATGCTCGGCCCCAGTTTCCAGATGTCCTTCGCGGCGGTGGTGGCGCTGATCGCCGCCTTCGAGCGCGGCAGTCCGCGGCTGGCGGAATGGCGCAGCGGGGCGGGGTGGTTTCTGCGCGGCCTGCTCTATGTCGGCGGCATTCTGCTGACCAGCGTGGTGGCGACGCTGGCAACGCTGCCCTTCGCGCTCTTCCATTTTCAGCAGATCGCCTTCTATGGCGTGCTGTCCAACCTGATCGCCATTCCCATCACCTCCTTCTGGGTCATGCCGTGGAGCCTGATCGCCTATGCCCTGATGCCCTTCGGGCTGGAGGCGCCGGCGTTGATCGCGATGAATTGGGGCGACCGGGCGGTGATCTGGACCGCGGAGTTCTTCGGCCGCCTGCCCTGGGCGTCGCTGACCGTGCCGGCGATGCCGGTGGAGGGCTTCGCGGTGCTGGTGCTGGGCGGCATCTGGCTGTGCATCTGGACCCGGCGGTGGCGCTGGCTCGGGCTGCTGCCGGTCCTGGCCGGGCTGGCCTCACCGGCGCTGGTGACGCGACCGGACGTGCTGGTGGCGGGAGACGGGAGCGTGATGGCGGTGCGGACGCCGGACGGTCGCCTCAGCGCATCGGGAAAGACGGGCGGGCGGGTGACGGAGACCTGGCGGGAACGCGACGGTGAGCGGTCGGGCGCCGATCCCTGGCCAGCGGCCGGCGGATGGAGCGAGGGTGAGCGGTCGCTGAGTTGCGATGCGTTGGGGTGTTTGTACCGGGTGCGCGGAAGGGTGGTGGCCTTGCCGCGGCTGCCGGATGCGCTGGACGAGGATTGCGGAGCGGCCGATGCGGTGGTGACGGCGGCGGTGGCGCGGGGATGCCGGGCCGGGGTGGTGGTCGACCGCTGGGCGCTGCGGCACGAAGGGTCGCATGCGCTGAGGGTGACGGCGGAGGGAATAGAGGTGGAGACGGTGCGGGGGATCAGAGGGGATCGGCCTTGGACCGGGGGGAGGTGA
- the lexA gene encoding transcriptional repressor LexA: protein MLTRKQHELLLFIHERLGQGGVSPSFDEMKDALGLKSKSGIHRLITGLEERGFIRRLPHRARALEVLRLPEGLDAARSRTAPKPKFQPNVIKGDFAFAGRDVAPPTPTPAAANETVQLPLYGRIAAGTPIEALRDNSAFVDVPASMLGGGDHYALEVSGDSMVEAGILDHDTIIIQRCDAAENGTIVVALVDEGEVTLKRLRRKGNTIALEPANAAYETRIFGADRVRVQGKLVGLVRKY, encoded by the coding sequence ATGCTCACGCGCAAGCAGCACGAATTGCTGCTGTTCATCCACGAACGGCTTGGCCAGGGCGGTGTCTCGCCGTCGTTCGACGAGATGAAGGACGCCCTGGGGCTGAAGTCCAAGTCGGGCATCCATCGCCTCATCACCGGCCTTGAGGAACGCGGCTTCATCCGCCGCCTGCCCCACCGCGCCCGCGCGCTGGAGGTTCTGCGCCTGCCCGAAGGCCTGGACGCCGCCCGCTCCCGCACCGCGCCCAAGCCGAAATTCCAGCCCAACGTCATCAAGGGCGATTTCGCCTTCGCCGGCCGCGACGTGGCCCCGCCCACGCCCACCCCGGCCGCCGCGAACGAGACGGTGCAGTTGCCGCTCTATGGGCGCATCGCCGCCGGCACGCCGATCGAGGCCCTGCGCGACAACAGCGCCTTCGTCGACGTTCCGGCCTCGATGCTGGGCGGTGGCGACCACTACGCGCTGGAAGTCTCCGGCGATTCGATGGTGGAGGCCGGCATCCTCGACCATGACACCATCATCATCCAGCGCTGCGACGCGGCGGAGAACGGCACCATCGTCGTGGCGCTGGTCGACGAGGGCGAAGTGACGCTGAAGCGCCTGCGCCGCAAGGGCAACACCATCGCCCTGGAACCCGCCAACGCCGCCTACGAAACCCGCATCTTCGGCGCCGACCGCGTCCGCGTGCAGGGCAAGCTGGTCGGTCTGGTCCGCAAATACTGA